DNA from Nitrospira sp.:
GGCTGGAGGCCTGCGGCCACCGTCGCGACTTCCTCCTCCAACGCGTAAATCTTCGCGTTCGGATTCGTCATCTGAATCGTCCGTTCAAAGTCGATCTCGATAGAATCAGGCGCTTTGGGGTTCAGCCTCATCGAGGGATAATCCATCGCCACGACGTTGAAGCTTTTCACCGGAGCCTCCGACGGGCACACTGCCGGCGGCTTCGGAATTTCATTTCTCCGGCTGTAGCCCGCAGGCAGTTTCTGCAGGTCCGCAGACTCCTTGTCCAGTACCCGCATAATGCCCCAGGCTCCCTCGGAGAACTTAGAAGCGCGTCCGTTGAAATGAATATAGTCGCCCGGCTGGAGTCGCGGACCGCCCGCTTGCGGCACGACCAGATCGTAGCGTTCGGCGATGCCGATATGAATGGAATTCTTCCGGTTGGCGTCTCCCGCATAGCGCTCGGTGAGATACGTGTGACCGGAAAGCGTCCAGACCATCGTCTCATTCGCCATGGTTTGCAGCAGCCGGAACACCACCGTGTCTCCCAGATAGGCCCGCACCATCGGCGTATAGGGATCGCCGTGGGTTGCACTACTGAAGAGCTTCGACGCATCCGGATTGGCCGTCAGACGGCCCGCGATCGGCTCGGCCTTGAAGTTCAAGCCGCCGCCCGTCGTATGGGTCCCGCCGTTGAGGAAGGCCATGGGCGTCATCGGAATATGCTCCGGCATCGGGAAGGAAATCGTCTTGCCCGCCTCCAACGCCACTTCGATGGGCTGCCCCGGGGGATTGCCGGCGGTGACGATGTTGACGGTATGCGGCACCGTGTCGTTCAATTGGACCATCAGCTCCCGGAAGCTTCCGTTCACGCCGTAACCCACCGGCTCGGCCGTCCGGATGTCGGCGATCGGACCGCTCCGGATCGGCTTGCCGGTCTTCGGATCATGGTAGGTCGAGCCGACCGGCTCAATGATGATGGTGCCGAAACCGCCATGCGGCCACGTGACCCGACCCAGCGCATGGTCATGCCAGAAGACCGTCCCGACGTCGGAGTCCACCCAGAACCGTTGCCGGACGAACTCCACTGTCACGATATCCTTGACCGGGTGGCCGTACTTTAACGGCCTGTGGAGGGTAATCTGATTACCCGTGACGGATTTTACCCGGCCGATCTCATTGCCCTCGACGTTATCCGCGCCGATCAGAATCTCCACATTGGGCTGATATTGCGCAGCGTTCTTGACCGTGATGACTCGGTCGCCCTTCTTGGCCGCTTTCGTGAAGACGGTATTCATCGGCAATGGCAGACCATGGTTCACCTTTTTCTCCATCATCGTGAACGGCCGCACCGATTGCTCGTACGAAAATCCGGTGATGACGCCATCAGAGGATTGGTTGTCGAACTGCAGGAAATGCCAGTGCGTATTGATCTTGGACGCATGGAAGTTAATGTGATCGTCGTCCTCCCATTCGCTGGTCAGCATCCAATCGATGCAGTCATAAATATTGGCGCGCACGACCAGAGGGTATTTGACGTCGCTGTTCCGGACCTTGGCTTCCTCCTCGTGCAGCACGTAAATCAGTCCATCTCTGTCCACGATCGCCGGCGTATCGCCCTGCTTCTCAGCCAGCTTCATCGGGGTCTGAATGAAGTGGACGTTGTACTTTTTCGATCCGGCATTTTCCGGACACATACTCCAGCGGCCATTTTCACCCGGTTTCGCCGGGTAGGAACTGGGCAAGCCGTCCTCGTCGAGATGAATCATGTCCAGCCATGGGGAAGGATTATGGTTCTGCGAAAACGGTACACGCCGCCCGAAGTGCGGCTTCAGATGGGGCCAGGCCACTTTACCCGTGGCCGACTCGAAGACAATCGGCAGCCGCTGGCCGGGGGTCGCTGATTGATAACGGGGATTCGGGATGGCGTTTTCCCGTTCCGTCATGGCCCGACTCCCCTGCCAGGCCCAATCCAAAACACTCGCGTCGTACGAGAGGGTTTGTCCCTTTTCATCGTTCTTATGACCGGGCTTGCCCTGCGGCGGCAACTGCATGGTCACCCAATCTTGGATCGTGACAACAGCCGGGTAGGCTTTCCAATCGGTCTTGCCTTTCTCGATGATCCGGAACTGCTTACCGAACCAATCGACGGTCTTGCCGATCAGTTCATCCGAGTTCACGCCGTTCTTCAGACGACCGGTCCGGTCCGGCAGCTCACGCAGATCGGGCATCGGATCGTTGTGATGCTCGCCCTGCTGCAGCGTGTTGTACACACGCCAATAGCCCCACATGCCGGCGATATAGTGATGGGCAACGTGGCAGTGAAACAGGAAATCACCGGCCAATTGCTGGCAGAGGCCCGAGCCGCACTCTGTTTCCAGATCCATCGTCTCCGACGGCCCGATTACCTCGACATCGACACGGTCGGATTTCGTCCGGATGACCGGATATTTGACCGGCCCGTTCTTGGCGGCATGCCAGAGAGGCATCTCGTCGATGGCGCGGGGGCTGCGCGGCCACCGGATAGAACCGCCGTGGGGATGGTGGGAGTGGAACACTTCGGAGCCGCCATGGACCAGGCGGAATTTCGCGGGGTCGCCGAGATAGCTGCGCGGCACGGTCGTCGCGGGATCGCCGAACGTATAGGCGCTGTAGGCCATGGACTCGTCTTCAAAGCCGAAATACTCGTGCTGGGCCTGCATGTTGTCGACGCCGAAGGGCTCGCTTCGATAATTGACGGCTCGGGCCACCGGCCGATAGACGTCGGTCAAGGGATCGCGCTGCGGAAGAAAATCGCCTTTCTTGTTGAGCGGACGGAACGCCTCATCGCCGACTTCATGATAAATGATGACGAACTCCCGGAAATCAGGCCCCATGCCGTTTTTGATGATCGCCTGCCACCCGCTCTTCATGGCCGTCGGTTCCCCGATCCCCAGCGGGTCGAGATATTCGGAGCCTTTCGGCTCAATCACGAACGTGCCGAAGAGGCCCATGACCGTCAATTCCCGGTCGTTGCTGTACGAATGGAACTGCCGTCCGCCTTCCTGCTGAGTCGGCGGGATGTACCACTCCAGATCCACGGCCTTTCCTTTGGCCGCGATGCTGTCCGGATTCGTCGTCGTCGCCGGCTGCCCCGTGGACGCGATGATCATGCTGGAGCCGTGAATATTGAGGCTGACTTCCTCACCGCCATCCAATTGATTGCGTAGCGCAATCTTCACGCAATCGCCCTGGTTTCCCCGGATGACCAGCGGCTGGATCCATTGATTCTGCAAGCCGTTCTTCACCGCGCCCGGTTCGTAGCCGTCCTTTTCACGGGAGTCGCGGTTCTTCGTTTCCTCTTCGCGCACCTTGTCGAGGTTCTCGGTGAGCACGTACATGTAGCCGGGATAGAAGTCGAGCCACATGTTCAGGGAGATTTCGACGTTGATCGCGGAGATATCGTACTGCCGGACCGGAGCCGCTGCGGGACAGCGCCCACCTATCGTCGAAACAGGTTCCACGCCGGAATTCGACATGAGCAACACGTCCTGATTACCCGCACCGTACTGATGCATCATGTTCAGGTTGTTGTAATATCCGCCGGTACGCTGCTCGGCCAGATCCTGCTCCATCTGCTGCATGACGCGGTGGTGCTGGAGTTCCATCATCGCGGTGCGCTCAGGGCGGCCCTCCATCACATCCTCGACGATGGTTTGTCCTTTGAGCCGCTCGGCCCAGGCCGTTTCCGGCGCGTGCTCCGCGGCTCCCTGATGCGCCGCATGTTGAGCCACCGCCTCGTCACCGGCCAAGGCGAGACCTACGGTGCACACAATGTTTGCCATTGTCCGATGATATGGGACCAGCCTCCGCATCATAATGTCCTCTCCCTTTCCGCTCTTGATTGATCGATCCATGCCTCTATCGTCGAGTGCGTGCCGGCAACCCGACGTGCCTGCCTGCGCCCTGTTGACTACAACTCTGCGCCAACCGCTTCTGCTCCGTGCCGTAATCCTGCTTTCGCACGTCAGGCCTCCTCGCGGCGGCCTCTTGTACGTTTCCTGCTCTTGGGTTATGCGGAGGAGATCAGCAACTGGCGTGCCGCACTGCCGAGCCACCCGGGTACGCAAAGAGACGCGACAATACTGGCAGATCGGCTGGGTAAAGGAATCGGCGAAGGAGGAGCGTCGCAATCAGTCGCGATAGTCCGCAGTTCACCGCGAAATATCGCGGGAGGAGTCTGTACCCTTCATTGGTGAACTCATAGGATCAGGCCCGGGTCAGATGGCTCGACGAATAACCACGGTCATTTCAGGCAGGTAATTGCGCGAG
Protein-coding regions in this window:
- a CDS encoding multicopper oxidase domain-containing protein, with the protein product MDRSIKSGKGEDIMMRRLVPYHRTMANIVCTVGLALAGDEAVAQHAAHQGAAEHAPETAWAERLKGQTIVEDVMEGRPERTAMMELQHHRVMQQMEQDLAEQRTGGYYNNLNMMHQYGAGNQDVLLMSNSGVEPVSTIGGRCPAAAPVRQYDISAINVEISLNMWLDFYPGYMYVLTENLDKVREEETKNRDSREKDGYEPGAVKNGLQNQWIQPLVIRGNQGDCVKIALRNQLDGGEEVSLNIHGSSMIIASTGQPATTTNPDSIAAKGKAVDLEWYIPPTQQEGGRQFHSYSNDRELTVMGLFGTFVIEPKGSEYLDPLGIGEPTAMKSGWQAIIKNGMGPDFREFVIIYHEVGDEAFRPLNKKGDFLPQRDPLTDVYRPVARAVNYRSEPFGVDNMQAQHEYFGFEDESMAYSAYTFGDPATTVPRSYLGDPAKFRLVHGGSEVFHSHHPHGGSIRWPRSPRAIDEMPLWHAAKNGPVKYPVIRTKSDRVDVEVIGPSETMDLETECGSGLCQQLAGDFLFHCHVAHHYIAGMWGYWRVYNTLQQGEHHNDPMPDLRELPDRTGRLKNGVNSDELIGKTVDWFGKQFRIIEKGKTDWKAYPAVVTIQDWVTMQLPPQGKPGHKNDEKGQTLSYDASVLDWAWQGSRAMTERENAIPNPRYQSATPGQRLPIVFESATGKVAWPHLKPHFGRRVPFSQNHNPSPWLDMIHLDEDGLPSSYPAKPGENGRWSMCPENAGSKKYNVHFIQTPMKLAEKQGDTPAIVDRDGLIYVLHEEEAKVRNSDVKYPLVVRANIYDCIDWMLTSEWEDDDHINFHASKINTHWHFLQFDNQSSDGVITGFSYEQSVRPFTMMEKKVNHGLPLPMNTVFTKAAKKGDRVITVKNAAQYQPNVEILIGADNVEGNEIGRVKSVTGNQITLHRPLKYGHPVKDIVTVEFVRQRFWVDSDVGTVFWHDHALGRVTWPHGGFGTIIIEPVGSTYHDPKTGKPIRSGPIADIRTAEPVGYGVNGSFRELMVQLNDTVPHTVNIVTAGNPPGQPIEVALEAGKTISFPMPEHIPMTPMAFLNGGTHTTGGGLNFKAEPIAGRLTANPDASKLFSSATHGDPYTPMVRAYLGDTVVFRLLQTMANETMVWTLSGHTYLTERYAGDANRKNSIHIGIAERYDLVVPQAGGPRLQPGDYIHFNGRASKFSEGAWGIMRVLDKESADLQKLPAGYSRRNEIPKPPAVCPSEAPVKSFNVVAMDYPSMRLNPKAPDSIEIDFERTIQMTNPNAKIYALEEEVATVAAGLQPMPLTLRANVGDCIKVKLTNRMKEGRASFSAIGLTFDPKDSLGANVGNNPGDQTVAPGENRTYTYYADPFLGETASLVWDWGNVMTHPRNGLYGAVVIGPKGAQYRDPRTGADLSNKNSWAADVIVDRTIQGYEHRTNYRDVALFFQDEDNIIGTSFMPYVQNTAGLTAVNYRAEPYKFREGNGCTLGKMFQPCVADKAEDPATPIIEAHAGDPVRIHVFGASNEQNGMFSVERHEWPIEPFMRGADMISVVEFAGSESIDAFLPSAGGPFRMQGDYVWSNQRLPYSQSGQWGYLRVLPPGDQRIKPLAQARAGTQQADMTSSVEAKPVAAVGN